TCCTCAAAGCATAATTTGCACAACTTGGCGATGATGTTGCACCAAATAAATGTACTACCATTTGGTACTCAATTATGCGTTTTCTAGGATTTCCATCCTCCCACCATAGGAATCTAAGGAAACTTGCATCCTCCTGTGGTACTTTCGCTTGATAAAACATGCTATCGATGTCTCCCATGATCACTATCTAATCTTGTCTGAATCTTAAGAGTGTACCAATCAGAGTATTTGTGAGATTCGGTCCTTGTAACAGTTGTTCGTTCAATGAAGTTCCCTGATATCGAGCTGCACAATCGAACACAACTCTCAACTTCCTTTTCTTAGGATGGTATACTCCATGATGAGGTAGGTACCACACTTGTCCGTCATCTTGAATAACTTTCTCATCTGGAACTTTGACAGCATATCCTTCTTCAAGAATCTTGTTCATGAATACACAGTATTCTTTGTGGAAGTTTTCATCGCGACTGAATCGTTTCTGAAGTGAAGACAGTCTTTGTTCAACTTGTTTCCTGTTGTTAGGTAAACACACGTTTTCTGACTTAAACGGAAGGCTTATAACGTAATGTCCGTCTTCAAAATGAATAGAATTTGACACACATTCTATGAATCTTCTGTCTTCCTTTGAGGGTTCACACTTGTCATCAATAGTTCTTTCATTAAAGTCATGATTAAACTGATTGCGAATCTGTTCCTCCAAGTTGTTCATTAGTTTTGCATCTACACGATTAACGGACACATATGTATCATTCGAAGTCGCATGAATTTCGAGTGGTCCATTTATCACCCAGCCTAGCAAAGTTTTTACAGCGAATGGTCCATTATCAACACTGGGTATAACATCCCAAGGCTCCATTGCCCTAGGCACATCGACTCCAATCAGAATTCCAACATCACTGTCAATCCCGGGAAGTTCAATATCACTGAGATATGGATAGTTCTCAATATCCTCTGGAGAAATCACATCTGTCCTCGATGCAGGTAAAGTAGGTTGTGTGTAGACCGGAGGAAGTTCCAACACATTCACACCATTGATGTCGGATATTTCTAACCCGGAAATCACATGAGAAGTCTGAGTATGCTGTTGGCCCATTGTCGTAAGGTTGAGGTTCATCTTCCTTCCCTCCAGTTTTAACAATCTTGCAATGTCCTCCAAACAGAATGTTGCATTGCTTCCTGAGTCAAGGAAAGCATATGTTTCCAGGTATTTGTCACTGAACTTTGACTTGACTCTGACCGGCACAATAGGTAGTGCTTGTTTTCCAGCCCCCATATGAACTGTAGATGACATAGTGAACAAAGGGTTCTCACTGTCAGTATGTTCTCTTGAAGTTGAAGCTCCATTTGTTCCTTCATTCTGTCGAGGATCAACGTGAAGAATGGATGGATGATACTTCTTACAATGAGCACATGTCATTCTTTGTCGACAATTAGTTTTCACATGTCCATATCTCAAGCAAAACACAGTCCATTCGTTTTCAAGAATGCATATCTGTCTTTAAGAGGTAGAATAGTAATGCTCAAACACATGTCCAATGAATGGGCTCCATTACAGAATGTACAATGTTTGAAAACTGGTTTCATCTGTGTAGCACTGTTATCATAGAAAGATCTTGTGTTGGTTTTCACAGCAAAGTTTTTATGTGCTTCTGATTTCTTCTGGTCTTGAAAACGTTTGTTGGCTGAACTGCTCATAATTTCTCTTCCGTATATAGGATCTGTTGCTTTTTTGGCTTCTTTGCGAAAAAAGTCAGCAAGATGGTGAAACTTCACAACTTGTTTCCTATCTTTCAGTTCATATACACAGCTTCGCCATTTGTCGTGAAGGTAAAATGGTAATTTCTTCACTAACAGTTTCAAATTTTCTGAATATTCCAGTACACGACCAGTATCAATGTTTTCAACAGCATATTGACACTCACGCAAAAATATAGCAAACTGATCTAAAGTTTTTGCACTGTCCGGTTTTACTGGAGGCCAATCGAGAGCTTTCTTCACATATGCTTGCGCTATAATGTCAGGGTCTCCATAACGATCCTTCAACTCTTCCAGTGCTGCTTTGTAGCCACGTTCAGCATCCAGATATGAATAACCAGAAACGATTCTTTGTGTTTCACCAACATTAAACTGTAATAGATAGTTCAACCGTTCTTCGTATGATTCCGTATTAGAACAAATTCTGGCATTGAATtgtctgagaaatcttgtgtaATTCATAGGGTTTCCATCAAACTTCTGTAGATCAGCTTTTGGTTTGTTCAATTCACGAGCGACAGTCTGTATTTCACTGCTTGGTTCATATATGGGTGTTGACAATTCTGGTCTAACTAAACGTTGCACAGATCGATGAGGAATGCGCGGAGTAGAATTGTCACATGTGAACTCATTCTCACGATCAAGATCAAAAGTTACAATTCTGTctatattttcattgatgagGGAGTTTTCTAGTTCTTGGTCACGGAGTTCACTTTTCTCTAATTCTTCCAATAATTTGGATCGTGCATCACTTATCTGAAGTTCAGTTTTAATCTTCAATTCTTCTTCTTTCATTTTCAGCTCCAGTTTAGCCGCTTCTAATTTTCGTTGTTCATCTAAAGCTGATGCTTTGGCCAACAGTTCTGCTTTTCGTTgactttcttttaatttctcgAGTGAAATTTGACTTGAAGTTTTCGATGCACTCGACAGTCTCGATTTCACATCAGATGGTATTTTCTTTGGAGTCGGTTGCATTGAATGTTTCGCGAACCACTGTTCTACAGAATCTTTCACTTTATGAAATCGGGAATTCCTGTCCTGAAATTCTTTGTCATCACTTTCTCCACTTCCGGTAGAAAGTTTCAATAAGCCCTGAAGACTTTCATGTGTAAATAAAAGTTCATCGTAAACTTTCAGCCAATTCTTGTACAGTTCTTTGACTTCATTCACATCTGTTGATGTTGTCAATAATTCTTCGATATCCTCACTCAAAGACACCAGTTTATTTTCACATCCCCGACGATACTTAGACTTACGATCGAGATGATATTCTAAACCTTTCTCGGTATGAGTTCTAGGTCTTGTCTCTCCCGTAGCACCATCCGCCATGACGAAGTACAGCTTCTTTAGGGACAAGATCTTCTAAGTTGTTAATGTTGTACTAACTACCATCAAGGAAGAGTCAACTTGTTGCTAATGTACATCTTTATTCAGTCATTGTATAACTAGAATGATGATTTACGACATGATGACGTGACTTGATGTAATGACACGTGATGTGACTAGATGTGATTAActggaaaaacaaagaaaacatacaTAAGTTTTGATGCtatgaataaacaaacaaaacacactCAGCATATGACAAATATCACTCTAGTAAATATATATGCCCCTGTTCTTGTAAACAATACTTTCACTTATATATATGCTCTAGTAAATTAGCAAATATTACGAAACTCGTACTACTAGCAAATTAcacaattcaaaatgaatatatatgtacgCCTATGGTAGAGTACACAAAACATCGCATCCAAACAATAAAACCTTAAATTCCGATATATCATACAATAGAAACATGCTACGATGATACTTAtagctttaaatttatataacattctAGATATATCCCTTGTGCCAACATTCTAACATGTTACTAAAAATACATCTTCACAGTTGAACActtttgtttacacatttatATCTATCGTTTATACATAACTTTCTGCACAAAACAATACACAAGCAGATTTCATGTTAACTTACCAACTTAGAAGTTTTCTCTCGTAGAAACAAACatagtaaacatggtaaatgtaAATGGTGTTCAGCACAGGGACTAGGAAAAAATCTAAACTGCTCGTTCCCCGCGAAAAATCCTAATAACAAAACCAAATCCGGAAATCCGGaatattctaaaattcaaactcaatccggaaaaatgtatataatgttaaattggcTATAACAGTTGATATTACGTAGATGTATGAAAACAAGAACAAagtatgtgatattttccttaatttcatgtttatttcGATTGGTAGTATGTCAAAATAGGGAAATGTCCCATACCAGTCTAAGACTAATTTCAGATAATAAAACTCTGGTTAAAGCTACATTGATTATTCAAAAAGAAGGATAAATTCGTTTAACTGTTATGTCTTTGCTTTAATAGCAAAAAGCAAATTAAGTCCAATAGCTTAACCACTCTGTTATGGAGATTGTCGATTGATGTAGTCgatataatcattttaataaaaccaTATGGCTTTTCAAATTGAAGTCAGCCATCTAGATGTATGCGTAGACTTCGTAATTGAAAGGTACACGGAATTACATTTCACCTTTAGCTGCAAAGAATCAAATTTATAAGTTAATGTAACGTGTGTCTATACCCTACCtatgttttgattaaaaaaatgtataaaaatatgcttgattttattgtttattttgatagagAGTAGTCATAATATGAAAATGTCCCTCCTGAGTCTGCAATATAAATCTCACATATAACGCCAACGCCTATCAGTACTTCGATTAATAGATGACCCAGGTGTTTACCCAAAATACTTTTATCTTTATTGCTCGAAAATCGTGGAATCCAGACTGCTTttaatgcttgaaattttaaaagtacatcAACAAAAACCTGCCCCACTCTCTTCTGTTTTTCCAATTATTGTTTTTCGTTTAATtcaatctttattaattattattctatatgaagttaaacatatggccatacaatttttaaattacattttcatttggTACTGGTAAGATTGATGCCACGTATATAAATTTACTTACACCTAATGTGTTGACAATTTCAGTTTTACCAAAAATTGTGAGTtaggcctcaccctacccccgggcatcatgatttgaacaaacttgaatctacattacctgaagatgcttctacacaagttacagcttttctgtcTGATCAGTTTCagaaaagatgatttttaaaaatttactcaatatcttcataatcAAAAAtttgacaacccccccccccccattgtggccccaccctatccccgaggatcatgatttgaataaacttgaatctatgctacgtgaggatgcttcaacaaaacttacagcttttctggttttcaattatctccccttgaagggagcgtggcccttaattttaacaaactaaCTTAAATCCCCTCTACCTAAGAGtgttttgtgccaagtttggttgaaatcggtcTCGTTGAAAATGTTTAAGGACGGACAatggacaaaaagtgatcagaaaagctcacttaagctttgagctcaggtgagctaaagaAATTTACTATTTTGATGTCACaacatctattccggtttgggTTTACCTTGTATATAATCTACACGGTGCTATGAAATAAACACTGGATTATGCTTTCTGTTTCTCAAGTAATCAACTAAATAAGAATCCATGATGATGTTTATGTTCACATGTCATTGAATAAATGATCGCCGTTTTTCTGTCTGTTAATTGTTATTAACCATATTCCAACTGATTAAGTATGATATAATTGTAATCAGGTAATTTTTAATTCCATTCACTTTTccttaaattcaaaattaccatGTCAAAATAATCACAGTAGCCATTTTCTTCGTAATTTGGCATTTGTTTACAataactgtagattcctaatcaAACGCTAGGAATTAATATCGACAAAAATCTCATGAAACACTCctccatgattttaaaatttcgcttttatttttctgtgaGTTGAGAACTATAAGAGATAATGATAAAAGTTCCACATTCGCAATTTTATATCCACCTGTTTATATACAAAACAGAGAGATCGcgaaatatgaacattttttgtgaaaaagacACCAATTTAT
The nucleotide sequence above comes from Magallana gigas chromosome 2, xbMagGiga1.1, whole genome shotgun sequence. Encoded proteins:
- the LOC117681832 gene encoding uncharacterized protein, with the translated sequence MTCAHCKKYHPSILHVDPRQNEGTNGASTSREHTDSENPLFTMSSTVHMGAGKQALPIVPVRVKSKFSDKYLETYAFLDSGSNATFCLEDIARLLKLEGRKMNLNLTTMGQQHTQTSHVISGLEISDINGVNVLELPPVYTQPTLPASRTDVISPEDIENYPYLSDIELPGIDSDVGILIGVDVPRAMEPWDVIPSVDNGPFAVKTLLGWVINGPLEIHATSNDTYVSVNRVDAKLMNNLEEQIRNQFNHDFNERTIDDKCEPSKEDRRFIECVSNSIHFEDGHYVISLPFKSENVCLPNNRKQVEQRLSSLQKRFSRDENFHKEYCVFMNKILEEGYAVKVPDEKVIQDDGQVWYLPHHGVYHPKKRKLRVVFDCAARYQGTSLNEQLLQGPNLTNTLIGTLLRFRQD